Part of the Blastocatellia bacterium genome, GACGCCCAGGCGGCCCATGCCGGTATCCACTTTCAAGTGATAGGAAGCGACCATGTCGCGGGCACGCGCGGCGGCATCGAGTTGTTCGATAGCCCACTCGCTGTAGATGTCCGGCGTCAGCTTGAAATCCAGTAGCAGCGGGGCTTGTCCTTGATAAAATCCGCCGAGGCAGAGAATCGGTCGTGTCACCCCTGCTTGCCGCAGCGCGACTCCCTCTTCTGGCAATGCCACGCCGAACCAATCGCAACCAAGCGTCTCCAGATGCCGAGCGACCAACACTGCATCGTGCCCGTAGGCGTCAGCTTTCACGGCGGCGAGAATCTTGGTGTGAGCGCCAACACGCTCTTTGATCACGCGAAAATTATGCGTCAGATGATCCAGATGAATTTCAGCCCATGTGGGACGACCAACTGGTTGTGTCCGCCGATGGCCGTGTGGCGCGTGCTGCTGCGTCATCGCCGTCGAATTGTCGGGCTGCGTCATAGCCATTCGTTCCAGGCCAAGTTAGAACGCCGATTCTTCCATGAGATTCTCAAAGCGCGTGAACTCACTCAGAAATGCCAGTTCAATTTTGCCCGTCGGGCCGTTGCGTTGCTTGGCCACAATCAATTCAGCTTTGCCTTCAGTCTCCGGCGTTCTGTTGTAGAGGTCTTCTCGAAACAAAAATGCGACCACATCAGCGTCCTGCTCCAAACTTCCGCTCTCCCGCAGATCGCTCAACTGTGGCCGATGATCGGTGCGCGCTTCCGGCGCGCGGCTAAGCTGCGAAACGGCGATGAGCGGCACCTGCAAATCTTTGGCCAGACTTTTGAGGTCACGGGAAATTTGCGAGACTTCTTGCTGACGGCTTTCAGCGCGTCCGCGGGCGCTCATCAGTTGCAAATAGTCAACGATGAGTAGGTCTAATCCACGTTCATGTTTGAGCCGCCGCGCTTTGGCGCGCAGCTCCAGTGGGCTGATGCCCGGCGTATCGTCAATGAAGATGCGGCACTCGGCCAATCGGCGCAATCCTTCCGCCAACCGCTTCCACTCATCGCGATTGAGAAACCCGTTGCGAAAGCGTTGCATGTTGATCCGCGCCTCTGAACAGAGCAACCGCATGACCAGTTGCTCTTTGCTCATCTCCAGTGAGCTAATTCCTATGACATGGCCAGCGAGCGCCGCATTCTGCGCGATGCTCAGCACAAAGCTGGTCTTTCCGACCGAGGGTCGAGCCGCAACGATGATCAAATCGCTCGGCTGAAGCCCCGACGTCATGCGATCGAAATCAATGAAGCCGGTGGCCAAGCCGGTGATCATCTGCGGACGGCCGGCTCGCTGTTCGACCAGTTCCAACTGCTGCTTCGCGACCTCGCCAATGGGCGCAAAGCCCACTTTGGTCCGCGCCTCGGCAATATCCAGAATGGCTTTCTCAGCCTTGTCCAGAATCAGGTCGGATTCTTCTTCCTGCTCGAAGCACTCGCTGATGATCTGATTGGACACAATGATGAGCCGGCGCAACAGCGCACGGTCGCGTACAATCTTGGCGTAGTGTTCGATGTTGCGCAGGTACGGCGTCCCGTCCATCAGCGCGGCAATGGCGCTGACGCCGCCAACCTGCTCCAGTTCTCCCGAGCGGTCCAATTCCTCCCGCAGCGTAATCGGATCAATCGGACGATCCTTTTCAAACAGCGCCACCATCTTGTCAAAGATGCGCCGATGCGCATCCAGATAGAAATCATCGCGGCTCAGGATTTCCAGCGCCTGATGGAGTGTCGTGTTGTCAATCAAGATCGCGCCGAGGATAGACCGTTCCGTCTCGATGCTGTGCGGCAGTGACCGCTCGGTTGTCATCTCTTTCAGTGATTTGGCCATGCTCGTCACCTACGCCCGGCCTAGTTTACTACAACCATGCCACCACACAAAACCCTGTTCATGACTGCTACAGGATTGGCCAGTGCCAGAAGAATCTGTACGGGGCGCTCGCTGTGGCGCCCCGCCCAAACGGCCTCGACTCTGACAGAGCCCAAGCTCGACAACATCCTGTACGGGGCGCTCGCTGTGGCGCCCCGCTCCTACTACCTCGACTCCGACAGAGCCCAAGCTCGACGACACCCTGTACGGGGCGCTCGCTGTGGCGCCCCGCTCCTACTGCCTCGAATATGCAATTCTTTCGTGAAGTTCGTGTGCTTCGTGGGGCTATTTTCAAGGGAATCGTCCCCATGCAACGACACACCACGAAGCATGAAAATGGTTATTTTTAGAGGAAGCTTGTCCTACTACTAACTGGCTAGTATAATCCCGCCGGTTTCAGCGTCTGCTGCGTTACAATGTTGAAGCCATCATGAGTACTCAACGGAAGAAGTCCCCGCCACGAGCAGGTAGCGAGGGCGGCCTGAAGGGAGTGGGCATGCAATGTAAAGCTATGGGAGGAACTTTATGGAAACACTCAAACGACATTTCGCATCGTTCTGTATTTTGCTTCTGGCTGGTGTGCTGGTCATATCCGGCGGTGCTGCAACCCGACAGCCTAACCGTCCGGATGATCCTCAAACCAACCTCAAGACGTTAAAAGCCCAATTGCTCCAATTGGAGATAAAGCAATTAGAAGAGGCCATTGCTGAAATGCAGCGGCAAGAAGACCTGCTGAGCGACAAAGTGCGTGCGGAAATCGCCGAGCTGCAAGCGCAACGGCAGCAACGGCAAGACCAACTCGATCAGTTGGCCTTGGAGATCAACATACCCGACATCCTGCCGGGTCAAGACCTTCAACAGCAGATCAACGCCGTCAAAGCCCAGATCATGAAGATCGAGCTGGACGACGTCAAAACGCAGATACGGCAACTGAAACAAGCAGGTGATAAAGGCTCGCCACTGATGCTCTCACTCAGAGAGCGTTATCAGAGTCTGCAGCGCGAATACAATCAGTTCACCAAGCTGCCGGTCACCAGCACGCCGCAGGAGCCGGCTGCGCCGGAAGTGGTCTTCTCGAATCCAGCGCCAATTACGATTCCAGGTACCGGCACTAGCGGCCCGGCCGCGCCGTATCCCTCGACCATCACTGTCAGCGGTTTGACGGGAGTGGTGACGGATGTCAATGTCACGCTCACAGGTGTGAGTCACACATTCCCGGATGACATTGACATTCTGTTGGTCGGTCCGGGTGGGCAGACGCTTGTGCTGATGTCGGACTGCGGCGGTAGTCCTGACATTACAGGCATCACGCTGACGTTTGATGATGCGGCAGCCACTTTACTTCCCGACTCCACTTTGATCGCTGCTGGAACGTATAAACCGACGAACTATGGTACTGGGGATGCATTCCCGGCCCCGGCTCCGGCCGGGCCTTACAATAACCCGGCAACGGCTGGCACGGCGACGCTGGCATCGGTGTTCAACGGCATTTCCCCCAACGGCACTTGGGGCCTGTTTGTGGTGGATGATGTTGCCGGCGATGTTGGCGGCATTTCCGGTGGGTGGAGTTTAGACATCACCACTACCGGCGCTGCGCCTGTGAATGACTTTTGCGCTGGCGCCATCACGCTGAGCTGCCCCGGCACGCTCACAGCCGACACAACCATGGCCACAGACAGCACGGTCAATGTCAACTGCGGCAATTTTGGCGATGACAAGGACGTTTGGTACAAATTTGTCGGTGATGGCGGAACTCACACCATCTGCACCAACGGCAGCAACTACGACACGATCATTCAAATCTACACCGGCACATGTACCTCGTTGAATGATGAACCGTATTGCAATGACGATTGCTCCTTATTTCTATCTCTTCTTCACTCGTCCGTCACCTTCACGGCGGCGATGGGTGTGACGTATTTCATTCAAGTCTCAGGGTTCGCTGGCGCTAGCGGCAATCTGGTGATCAGTTGCGATAACGCTGCGCCAACAGTGACGCCCAGTCCGTTAAGTTACGGTTCGGTGCATCTTGGGTTGACGAGCGCGGCGCTGTTGACCACGGTGGATACGACCGGTTGCGGCAGCGTGACGTTCACGAGCATCACCGAGGCGGGGACTAATCCGGGTGACTTCAGCCAGACACTGCCCGCCACGCCGTTCACGTTGAATGATTGCAGCACATCGGTGACGTTCCCGTCCACGTTCAGTCCGACCGGACCGGCCTGTGGCGGCCCGCGCAGTGCCACGCTGACTTACACGACCAGCGCCGGTACGATCGTGCAGACGCTCACCGGCACAGGCACGAACACAGCGCCGGTGGCCAATGCCGGACCGGATCAAACGGTGCCTGAAGGCGCATTGGTGACATTGGCCGGTTCAGCCACCGACAGCGATGCCCACGACGCCGGCGGACCGTTCACGTTCGCTTGGACGCAGACGGGCGGGCCGCCAGTGACGCTGAGCAATCCGGCAGCGGCCAATCCGACGTTCACCGCGCCCGAAGTGCCCAACGGCACGTGCGTCACGCTGACGTTCTCGTTGGTCGTATCTGATCAGCACGGTTGCCCGGATGCCACGCCTGACACAGTGCTCATTCGCGTTGCCGATACTATCGAGCTGAGTGATGACAGCAACGGCAATTGCGTGAAGATCACGATGACATGCACCACAGCGGGCGCAGCCGTCTATTGCTTCAAGACAGGCGCTGGAACGACATTCACCGGCCCCTGCACGGTCACGGTCAGCGGCAATACCATCAACGTGCAAAGCACGGCGGCGGACCCGAACGCGCTCCAAGGCATTCTGGACGTGGGTCGCTGCCGTGGGAATGCGCGGTTGACGATCAGCCGGCTGACGCCGACAGTGACGCATACCATTACATCGAATGTGAACGCATGTAACGACACATGCGCATGTCCGTGATTCCTCTAATCAGATGGAGACAGGCGAGCACGAGCGTTGACATCTGACCGGCTCGGCTCGCCTGTGCCACAACACAATGAGAGAAACGGCAAACCTCAGGCTGACGGCCTGCGGCTCTGAGGTTCGCCGTTTTTTCTTCTACCAATCGGGAAGGGAAAGGCCTCCGTTGGAGGGGCGTTGCTGTGTGGGTGCCCGCTAACGTGTGGTGTTTTTGTGTTGCTGCAACGCACGGTTGTAAGGGAATCCCTGTGTCGTCGCCCATCAGAGAGTAGCGGGATGTGCATCGTCTGGGTCAGGGATCATCCCTCCAATTCCCAGGGCGCCTTGCAGAGGCGTCCCGCGTTCTCCCGTTAGCTCGTTCATGCGGTGAGCCGCTCGCCGCGAACATCCATGCCAACTCCCGGGTGTAACTTTTGTGAAACAAGGATTGGGCAGTGTTTGGAACATTGAGATTTTGAACGTTTCAACTTATTTAGGATTTCGATATTCGGATTTCGGATTTCCCTCGAAGAGGGGCTTGGGATTTCAAAATCGCCTGGCGGAGCAAAGTAGCGAACCGGCATTTCTGACCTTTCTTGACGATATCAAATGACTCATGTATAGTCCCGTTCACTAAGCAAACCGACCCGGAGAAGAGCACAGGCCGTTGAATGCTTTTTGGTGAGGCACGATGTTAGCAGACCATTCACTCTATCGCATCTTGTTGGTTGAGGATGATCCGGCCCATGCGACATTGATCCGGCGGGCGCTGCACAAGGAGCGGCCGCAGGATCAGGTTGTCGTGAGTGAATCGTTGCAGAGCACCTGGGAGCAGCTTGATCAACAAGCGTTCGATGCTCTTGTCGTTGATTTTTCGCTGCCCGATGCCAGCGGATTAGAGTTATTGCAAGAGTTGCGCGTGCGTGGCCTGGACGTGCCGGTCATTATTGTGACTGGTCATGGCGACGAAATGACGGCTGTGCAGGCGATGAAGCTGGGGGCGTTCGACTACATTGTCAAATCCCAAGATTACGCTCGCGCACTGCCGCTCGTTGTGTATCGCGCGATCGAAACCAAGCGGCTGGAACGTCAACTGGCCTCGGCTGAAGTCCGCTATCGGCTGCTGTTTGAGCAAGCCCAGGATGCCATCGGCATCATGGACCAGAACATGCGCTTTTTGGATGTCAACTCGGCGTGCTCGGAGCTCAGTGACTACACTCGCGAAGAGCTGTTGAATATGACGGTTCTTTCACTGGTGCGACCGGAGGCCGTGGAAACAGCGCGACAGTTGTTCGAGCAGTTGCGGCGGCATGGTTCGTTGCGCATCTCAGAATGCCGCATGCTCCGCAAGCAGGGGACAGAGGTTGTGGTGAGCGTCTCAGCGGTCGCATTGAGCGAAGGCGTCTACCAGTTCATCGCCCGCGATGTGACAGAACAGAAGCGGCTCCAGCAAGAGCTCTTCCAGATGCAAAAGATGGATAGCATCGGCAAATTGACCAGCGGCATTGCCCATGATTTCAATAATCTGCTTGGCGCAATTCTGGGATATGCCTCGTTGTTGAAGTTGGAATTTGATCCTCAACACCCGCTTTACGGCTTTGTTGAGACGATCGAATCATCGGCGCAACGAGGCGCTGATCTGGCTCGTCAGTTGCTCGCCTTCGGGCGCAAAGAGAAAGCGCAGACCAGCCCGGTTAATCTCAACAAGATCGTCGAGGAAGTGCGGCGGCTGCTGGCTCATACCATCAGCAAGCGGATCGAGATCATCGTTCATACGGATGATGAGCTCTCTATGGTCGAGGGCGACGCCGGACAATTGCAACAGGTCCTGCTGAATCTGTGCCTCAATGCGCGTGATGCCATGCCGCAGGGCGGACGACTCGTGCTGGAGACGCGCAACATTGTTTTGGACGAGGCGTTTATTCGCAACCATCCGGGCGCGCAAATCGGACCGCATGTGATGGTGTCAGTCACCGATACAGGCTGCGGCATGGATCAGGAAACGCAGCAACGCATCTTTGAACCGTTCTTCACCACCAAGGAACAGGGACAAGGCACAGGCCTTGGGTTGGCGATGGTCTACAGCATTGTGCGTAATCATGAAGGGGTGGTGCGCGTCTACAGTGAACCTGGGCATGGCACAACCTTTGTCATTTACCTGCCGGCCTCGAATCGCGCTGAGATGGTGATCGAAACAGCGCCGGTGGAGAGTCGAGGTGGGAGCGAATTCGTTCTCGTTGTTGACGACGAAACGGCGATTCGCAATCTGCTCAGCGACGTGTTGACCAGCGCCGGCTATCGCGTCATGACTGCAACAAACGGCGTGCAGGCCATACGGATTCTGGAACAAGAACCAGATATTGAGCTGGTCATTCTTGATATGATCATGCCGCAGATGGACGGCAAGGAAACTTATGAGCGATTGCGCGCGCACCGGCCTGACTTGCCGGTGCTCTTTTCTAGCGGATTCAGTCGGCACAATCTGACGCAGGAGATGCTCAACCATCCCCGCACGCATTTCATCCAGAAGCCCTATGTCGTGCATGACCTGTTAATGGCGGTGCGCCGCGTCTTGGATGAATAGAGGTTGACCCAGCACAGGCCGATTGGCCAGAGACGCGCGGCTGGCTTGGATGAGCCGGTCAGCCCCACCCGCGTGCACAGAGGTAACTATGAGAGAGATTCTGATCATTGTGATGTTGATGACGCCGCTCATGCTCTCGGCCCCGCAAGCGGGACGACACCGCGAAGAGCCGCCCAGCGCCCCAACGGATGCGACCACGCCGGTGAAAACAGACACGCCACGACCGGTCTTGGTCAACATGACGCCGGACGAGTTTGACGCCTGTGGTCTAAAGAAGCTCTCGGAGGAAGAACTCAACCGCTTGGACCGCTGGTTCCTTCAACTGCTGGTGAAGCTTCAATCGCTGCCCAAAGAGCGCAGCCTCACCTTCGACCGTTCTGGCGAGGCTTCGACCGGCCGGACGACGGCCGAAAGCCGGCAACGAGACCTGGAACTGCAGGTGCAGGACTTAGAATCTCGCTTAGCGATCATTCGGCGAGAAACAACCCGCATGTCGTTTGACATCACGCAAGCGCGCCTGGCCGCTTCGCGCGGCGATTGGTCTTCGCTCACTAGCACACTGCATGGGTTGGAAACCTCGCTTCGACAGATTGAACGCGCCAGTCAATAAGGGCCTATTGTCCGCTGAAGGGAGCCGGTCGCGCGACTTGATTTTTAATCAAGGCCAGTAGTATTCTCTCGAACCCTGCTTTTACAAGAGAAATCCTAAACCATCAAGGAGAGGGTCGTGCATAAGGAATATCATCGTTGGTATAGTCCGAATTTAGGTCAAGAGATGCCGTTGGTGGTATATGGTCACTATGGGTGGCCGCTGTTGATGTTTCCGACGGCGGGGGCTGATTGTGAAGAGTATGAACGCTTCAACCTGATTGATGCCATTGCGCCGCATTTGGACGCGGGGCTGGTCAAGATTTATTCGATCAATAGCATTAACCGCGAGTCGTGGTTAGCCGATCACGTGCCGCCGCCCGAACGCGCCCGCCGACAAGTGCTCTATGACCGGTATGTCGCTGAGGAAGTGGCGCCATTCATCCAGTGGCACTGTCAAACACCGGGCATCCCGATTGCCACCAGCGGCGTCAGCTTCGGCGCCTTTCACACAGCCAATACGCTGTTCAAACACCCCGACAAATTCAAATGTGTCATCGCCATCAGCGGCAGCTACGACATTCGCCCGTACTGCCATGGCTACCATGATGACAACGTCTACTTCAATAATCCGGTGGAATATCTACCCAATCTGGAAGACCCTGTCATTCTTGAGCAGCTTCGCCAATGTTCGATTAACATCATTACCGGCCAGGGCGCCTATGAAGCTCCGGAGCGATCCTATCAACTCTCGGAAATTCTCTGGCGCAAGGGCATCCCTCACAATCTGGATGTCTGGGGGCACGACGTCAATCACGACTGGCCTTGGTGGTATCGGATGTACAATTACTATCTGCCCAAATTGTTTGGACGATAGTTGATCATAGCCACTGATGGGCTGACGTTCACAGCTCAGCAGACGGACGCTCAGTCATGGTCGTTGGTGAAGAGGTTCAGCTCATGCCGGAGACGCTCAATCAACAGATTGAACTCTGCCGCGCTTTTGGCGAGCGTGTCTTTTGTTATCACCGTACGGAACTGCGCCGATTCGTCTGGAGCTATGCCCAGTTGTTCGATCATGCTGACCGCATGGCAGCCGCGTTGCGCCGGCGCGGTGTGCAGCGCGGCGAGCGCATCATGATCTGGGGACCCAACGGCCCCGAATGGATCATCGCCTATCTTGGCGGCCTGCTGGCTGGCGCCGTCATCGTCCCGATTGATGTGCGGCAGACAAAGGATTTTGCTTTGCGCGTCGCTGCTGAAACCAAACCGCGATTAATAGCCCGCACGCGACTGCTGCCGGGCGATGGATTCGATCTACCACAACTGATCCTCGAAGAGTTGCCGCTGCGCTTGTCTGAGGTTGAGCCGCAACGCTTCGACGATGTTGCGCCTCAGCCCGATGATCTGGCATTGATCATGTATACGTCCGGCACGACGGCTGTCCCTAAAGGCGTCATGGTGACCCACCGGAACATCACAGCCAATTACACGGCCGTGCAGAAGGCCATCCCGCTCCAGGGCCATCACACGTTCTTATCATTACTCCCGCTCAGTCACCTGTATGAACAGACCGGCGGGTTTTGGTATCCGGTCGCCCGCGGCGATTCGATCGTCTATCTGCAAACGGTCACGCCCAAGGCGATTGAACAGGCGTTTCGACACGAACATATTCGCGCCGTGCTGGCTGTGCCACGACTGCTGCAATTGCTCAAAGACGGCTTCGTGCGCAAACTCCCGATCTCAGAATCGCGGCTGGAGAGGTTGTTGCGATGGACGGAGCCGCTGCCCAGGTCGGTCAAGAAATTGATCTACTTCCCGCTGCACCATTTCATCGGGTGGGATTTCGCTTACTTCGTGTTGGGCGGCGCGCCGCTCGATCCGGCGCTGCAACTGTTTTGGGAGCGATTAGGATTTATCGTCCTGCAAGGCTATGGCTTGACTGAAACCGGTCCGGTCATCACGGTTAATCGGCCAGAAGCACGCCGGCTCGGCTCGGTAGGGCAGGCCTTGCCGGGATTGGAAATGAAACTCTCGCCAGCGGGAGAAGTCCTCACACGTGGCCCACACGTGACGCCGGGCTACTTCCAACGGCCTGACGCGACGCGGGAATCGTTCACCGAAGACGGATGGTTTCGCACCGGCGATCTGGGTCGCCTTGACGAGGACGGCTTTCTGTTTTTACAGGGACGATTGAAAGAATTGATCGTGACCGACGCTGGAGTCAACGTCTATCCGCTCGACATCGAATCTGTGCTCGACCGGTTTGACGGCGTGCGAGAAAGTTGCGTCGTCGAATTCAAAAAACGCATCCACGCAGTGCTGCTCATGGACGAACACGCCAAGCCGCGCGCTGCCGAGATTATCAGCCAGGCCAACCGACAACTGGACGAAGCACAGCGCGTGCAAGCCTTCACCGTCTGGTGGGAAGACGATTTCCCACGCACCACGACGCTCAAAGTCAAAAAAGGTGAGGTGCTGGCCAAACTCCATGCGCGGGAGGCGGCGGCTGACATAGCGGTTCCTGCTGCCACAGCCGTTGTTGACGACATTGCGGCGTTGGTGGCGCGTATTGCTGACGTGCCGGTCACACAGATCACGCCTCAGTCAAAACTCGGCGATGATCTGGGGCTCAGTTCCATTGATCGCGTCGAGCTGGTCAGTTTGATCGAATGGGAAAAGCGAATAGACCTGGGTGATGTTGATCTCACGCCAGAGATGACCGTCGCCGAGTTGCGCCAATTGATTGAACGGAATCAACCAGACCGCGCGTCTCTGAAATTCCCGCGCTGGGGCCGATGGCCGATTATCCGTTGGTTGCGCGAGTTGCTCCAGCTTGCTGCGCTGTTTCCGATCTTCCGCCTGTTTGTTCGCCTCACGATCAAAGGGCGCGACGTCCTACCAGCGCCCGACTCAGGCCCGTATGTGTTCATTGCCAATCACACCAGCCATGCCGACACAGCAGCCATCCTCTATGCTTTGCCTGGCAGATTCCGTCGGCGACTGACCGTAGCCGCCTGGGCTGAGTTCTTTTTGCGGCCGGGCCAGCCTCTGCTGTCGTGGCTCTTCCGTTGGGTGTTGTATCCGTTCTTGGTGGTGCTGGCGCACATCTACATGATCCCGCAGCAACGGTCGCCGCGCCTGAGCTTGCAATACACCGGCGAGCTACTGGATCATGGCTATCACGTGTTGATTTATCCCGAAGGCGAGCGCCACGCCAGCAATCAGATGGCGCCGTTCATGGATGGGCTCGGATTGATGGTCACGGATATGCGGGTGAGCGTCATACCGATCAAACTCGATGGATTGGATAGGACTTTGCCTCGTGGCAGCGCCTTTCCTCGGTTCGCCAGCGCCACGCTCACGTTTGGCCAACCGATTCCGCCGCAAGCGGGCACGCATGCTGAGATCGCGGCGCGTTTGCGTGAAGCTGTCAAATCGCTCTGATACCAATTGCAGAGCGAAAGACCACGTTTTTTGTATGGGCGTCGTTGTGTGGACGCCCGCTGCGTGTGTGGGGTTTTTGTGTTGCGGTGGCAGCCGCCCACCAGAGGGTAACCAGACGTGCAACGTCTGGCTGCCTTCGCCTGGGCCGCATGCGCGGCCTCATGGTTCGATGGGCGGATACAGACATTACAATCTGGCTACCTTCGCCTGGGCCGCATGCGCGGCTCAGCAGAAACGAGCGTAGCATAAGTAAGCAAGACCAGATGCTCGCAGAAACTCAGAGACTGGTGCTTGGGACGTTCTGCTCTGCGTGTCCTTCATCAAACAGGGCTTTCCGCCAGACTATTGGTATGAGAAGCACTGCATAGGGCGTCCTCAGAGGCGATTGGCACGAGGCTACCGGCTGGCTCGTCCGTGTGTCACGGTGAGCGCCACTTAGTCCTCTTCCAGCCAATGCTCGATCGGGATCGAAAGCAGCGGGTACTTGAGCCGGAGTTGTACAACTTTGTCTGCATATCCTTTTCGTGCCGCTGAGCCGTGCGTGCGTTCGAGTGCGACTTGCTCTTGTTTGAGCGCGCGAATCTCCAGGCGATATAGATCGTTGAGGAATTCACGGATCAAGGCTGGCTCGGTTGTCGGTTTTGGCAAGATGCCGAAGCGTTGGAGTTCATCGAGCACAGCGGATTTGTACCGATAGGATTTTGGATTCATACGACCTTCGCTCTCCGAGTCAATCGGTTCATTCAGCATAACGGTCTCAGAATGTTCATACAGATTCCTAGCTCCTTGGCCCTGTGCAGTTCACCGGGGCGCTCAGAAAAGCTACCTCAGCGTTCGACACAATGGCCAGTCCAAATCTCAACCGATTGATTGGCTCCTCTGTAGTCAGAAAAGCTCTCGGAGCACTCAACAGAATTGCCCGAGCAGGCGCGAAGCGAATCTTTCACCTCTGAGCGTTTTCCCAGGGAGCTTGCGCTCTGCTTGTTGATAAGGAGCAGTCCGAGCCTGAACGCAGCGGATGTGGCTGGGCGGTTTCCTGGTGCTTGGCGACTTCCTTCTTATGGCTGGGCGTCTTACTGTCGCTTGGCGACTTCTTCCTTCAGGAGCTTGATCTTTTCTCGAACCTGTGCAGCGAGCGGACTTTCGGGAGCCACTTTGAGGAACTCATCAAACTCAGCCAACCCCTCAGCATATTTTTCTTGCAAAACAAAGACATTACCGAGCAGCAGATAGAGCGTGCCGAATTTGGGCCGAGCTTGCCGAGCGATTCGCAAGTTTTTCTCGGCGTTCTCCAGTTGATCCATTCCATAGTAAGCGCGGCCTAGTTCAAAGTAGACGTGCCATTCAGTTGGCATCAACCGTTGCGCTTTGAGCAAATGCTTCTCGGCGTCAGCATGCTGCTCAGCATCGTTGCAAAGCACGCCCATACCTAGATGGGCTTCGGCCAATTCGCCGTTGAGTTCTAGCGCGCGGGTCAACGCTTTACGAGCAAGGTCAGGATTTCGCAACCGGATGTAGGCAATACCTAGACCGCTGTGCGCTTGAGCAAATGCTGCATATTCTTCGATCGCCGCCTGGAAATAGCCCACGCTCTTTTCGACTTTTTGGCGGTCCAACTCTTTGCGTCCCTTCTGATATAAAGCCTGCGCCTTGGGAGGAATTGAAAGCTGATGCACCGATATTGCTTCAGGCAACGCGCCGTCAGGCACACCAATGCTGCGCCGAAGCGCCACCTCCAGGTTTTTCGACCCGCCGAATATCTCAATGGCCTGATTGATTGAAATGAAGCCGCTGGCCGACACGTTGACGCTGTAGGAGCCTTCTCTGAGGTTGTAGAAAGCAAAGCGGCCGGCGTGGTCGGTATGCGTCGTCTGCCCGTTACCGCTGCGAACGGAGGTCAGCACGATCCGCGCCATATAAACCGGTACGCCGCTTTCATCAACGACGCGGCCCTCAATGTAGAAATTGGTCAGCCGAGCACCGGAACTCAACCCTGGCGTTCGCTGCCCTTGCGCCAGGGCCGTCGGCATACACCAGACAAGCAAACAGATCATGAAGAATCCTCTGATGCGCATCTTCATGTG contains:
- a CDS encoding tetratricopeptide repeat protein, which produces MSSSLLEEWMDVMETVGGRQSFPVFNPTSSVSFSQGDHMKMRIRGFFMICLLVWCMPTALAQGQRTPGLSSGARLTNFYIEGRVVDESGVPVYMARIVLTSVRSGNGQTTHTDHAGRFAFYNLREGSYSVNVSASGFISINQAIEIFGGSKNLEVALRRSIGVPDGALPEAISVHQLSIPPKAQALYQKGRKELDRQKVEKSVGYFQAAIEEYAAFAQAHSGLGIAYIRLRNPDLARKALTRALELNGELAEAHLGMGVLCNDAEQHADAEKHLLKAQRLMPTEWHVYFELGRAYYGMDQLENAEKNLRIARQARPKFGTLYLLLGNVFVLQEKYAEGLAEFDEFLKVAPESPLAAQVREKIKLLKEEVAKRQ